From the genome of Sphingobacterium kitahiroshimense, one region includes:
- a CDS encoding integrase core domain-containing protein has translation MSYRKDNAYIELFSGIFRDECLNTNWFLFLKAAKQKIDDWRQEYNTFRSHSCFGDLISDIFIENQIKNSKFFYFEIFLKLGGGHL, from the coding sequence ATGAGCTACAGGAAGGATAATGCGTATATTGAGTTGTTCAGCGGAATCTTCCGAGATGAATGCTTAAACACCAATTGGTTCCTTTTTTTGAAAGCTGCTAAACAGAAAATTGACGACTGGAGACAAGAATATAATACTTTCAGATCCCATAGCTGTTTTGGGGATTTAATATCTGATATATTTATTGAAAATCAGATCAAAAATAGCAAATTTTTCTACTTTGAAATATTCCTTAAGTTGGGAGGAGGTCACTTATAA